TAGCTGCAGGGAAAGTGGGGGAAGGAAAAAGTCCTTGCTGCTATCAATAGCTATGGTGTATTCCAGGCTGTTCTCAAAACGGATTTTCTGTAAACTCAGGTAATTTTGGGCAAAGTCCAGTTCATCCTGCAGAGGAACCAATTCTTCATGCTGGACTTCCAGGACATAGCGGTAAATTTTGGAAAGCTGCTGTATGAAATCATCTGATTTGATTGGACTTTCATGGACAAGTCCTGAAAGGGTATTCAGGGAATTGAAAAGAAAATGAGGGTTCAATTGGTCTTTAAGAGACTGATATTGGCTGCTTATGTTTTCAGTTTTCAGGTTTTCGGCTTCCAAAGCAGCATTTTTCCATTCATAGAGCCATGATCTGGTAATGAACACTGCAACAATAAGGACAGCAAGTAAGGTGGGCGTGAGTCCATTTACAGCCATTCTGGCCAATCCTAAATTTTGAACAGTGACCCCATCCACTGTCAGCAGTACATAGGAATTGATCAAGATAAAGCTTACCAAATAGGCGTAGAGCAGGTACGAAGCAGAGGTCAGCAACAACCTTTTAGCAGGGTTTTCTATCCAGGAGATCTTTTGGTCAAAATAAGATTCCACTTTAAAGCCTCCTACACTCAATGAGGAAGACAGTAGAAAAGCAAAAACAAAATTCGGAATAAATTCCAACAAACCTTCCCTGCTGAACAGACAGTCCGGACACTGTACAAAGACAAATAGGAAAGCAACCCCCAGATTGACCAGAAGAAATCTTTTCAGGGTGTTGCTAATGGTGGCTTTACTAAAGAAGGATTTGCTCATAATATTTTTTATGGCTTGCTTCGTGCCGGGGCAATCAGTTCATGTCAAGTCAATTGGCCAATTTTGATGATTCCGGATATTTTCCTAATCGCCTGAATTTGATAAGGAAGTACGTAATTAATCCCAGAAAAATCAACTGTGCAATAAAGTGACTTATTCCCACCACGGGATCCCCGCCTATAATCAAAGGCCTAAGCGCTTTGACATGAAGGAAGGTTTCATTGATGGCGCCCCCTACTAAAAAGTAGTAACTCAGTACCATGCAAATGATATGCACCTTTAACCAGTGTTTGTACTGTTTTTTATAGGTAATCAGAAAGCCAGGGATGAGAACCGCTATAGTGACAAGAGCAAGCATATGGGGAAAGAACCATCTGCCAAAGGCATTATAAATCAGGAGGGCAGAAAGGTTATTGATGAGCATGGCTAGAAAGTATAACTTACCAAGTTGGCGGTGCCTAATTCCCCCTTTTTGGATAAATAAGACCCAGGCGCCGAGAAACAATGAAGCAGTGGCGCTCAAAATATGTGTCCAGCTGATGGACTTGGAGATTATTTCGGTTATCATTGTTTTTTAAGGTTAAATCTAAATCCTGCAGAAGTCAAAAAAACAGTAGCATAGGTAGGTGCCCCCGGTATTCTATCAGCTTTTCCATCAGGAGTGGTTACTCCCAGCTCCAAAAAGAAATTGAAATGAGGGTAGAGAAAAAAATCAAAACCAAACAGCCCATAGACACCTCCTTCGAATTTTTTGGATGAAAAATTGGGATTGGGAAAGGTTCCCAAAAAACCTGATTCTCCATAGAGCCTGATATGTTTTCCGATCCGTCCGGCAATTCCCACAAATCCAATTCCCAGTTGAGGGAAGCTGCTCCATTCAAAAACATCACCGTTCAAATGCTGGTAAAAGGCAAGGTTGACCTTAGTCTCAGGGCACCGCCTCCATTCCAAAACATAGGGCTGGTCAAATTCAGGCCAATGCCAAAGTCGCTTGGCATCTGGGTAATATGAAACCCTAAGCCAAGTCCTTCATGGTTTGTTGGGCCTTGGGCAAAGCTTTCTATCCCCCAAAAAACCAGTAACAATAAAATCATCATTTTTTTCATTGCTTTTAGAATTTAAAGCCAATTATCCATTTCGGTTTTTTGATGTCAGTAAATTTGGATGAGCTTGCACGGATAAAAAATTTAACCTTACTGAAGATCAGAATTGGCTTACTGAAATGTTAAGATGAGCGACTGGATTTTTTAATGTGCTTGGCTTAGGAAAGCCTTGGCCATGGGGTATGCAAATAGTATGGAGGCTTGGTTGAAATACAGACATACCTTTTTCTCTTCCTCTTTTAAATTTGATAACCAAGTTCACTAGGCTTACAGAGGAGGTATGAATAAATCTGTCCAGGGAGCTTTTTGGTTGCCTGCTTAGAGATAAATTCGGATGATTTTACGAGTTGATTAGTTAAAATATCCGATATTTTTACTAATGTATCCGTAAAAATATCTGATAATTTTACTATTATTGGTTTTTAAACCAGTTGTATAGATGATCCGAAAATTATTTAACAAGCTTTTACAGCATCTTCCCAAAAAGGAGTTTACAATCCTGACTGGTGCCAGACAGTCTGGTAAAACTACTCTATTAAACAATTTGCGTGAATATTGTAAACAGCAAGGTATTCCTGAGATATTTATTAATCTTGAGAATAAAATACTTTTGGCAGAACTTGATGCTAATCCGCTCAACCTATTAGCTTACCTTCCCAGTCAGGGGGTTAAAACCATTGTGTTTCTTGATGAAATTCAATATTTGTCCGATCCTTCTAATTTTCTAAAGCTCCTGTTTGATGAATACAATCACTTGGTAAAAATAGTAGCAAGCGGCAGCAGCGCTTTTTACATTGATTCCAAGTTTAAAGATTCTTTGGCTGGAAGAAAAAGGATTTTTAATCTGATGACCTGTGATTTTGAAGAGTATTTGATTTTGAGCGGTAAAGAAGAACTTTGGGATGAAGTGGTACGGATCAAATCACAGCCAAATGCAAAGAGTCTAAAGTTGACTGAACTTAGGTTGGAATGGGAGGCATTTATGCTTTATGGAGGATATCCTGCAGTCATTACAGAAAACTCCATTCCCGAAAAAATTGAAATGCTCAATGAGATCAGAGACTCTTTTATCAAAAGGGATATAATTGAATCAGGGGTTCAAAATGAAGCAGTCTTTTATCGGCTATTCCAGATTATGGCCTCTCAGACCGGGCAATTGGTTAATATCAATGAATTGAGTAACACACTTCAATCCAGAAATGAGACCATACAAAGCTATGTGGGGATTATGGAAAAGTGTTTCCATCTTTCCCTTGTGCGTCCGTTTTTTGCGAATTTAAGGAAGGAGTTGGTGAAAATGCCCAAAGGGTATTTATTGGATTCTGGACTGCGAAATGCACTACTCAACAACTTTACACCCATCAATCAGCGATTGGATAAGGGTGAAGTCTGGGAACAATCAGTTTTTCGTTTGTTGGTTGATAAGTTTGGGCTTGATGGAATCCGGTTTTGGCGGACAGCTGATGGAAAAGAAATTGATTTTGTTTTGTCTGATGAAAATCCTCCAATGGCTGTAGAGGCGAAGTTTGATGAAAAAATGGCTAAGCTCAAGAAGTACCAGTTATTCAGGGATACATATCCTGATTTTCAATTTCAATTTGCCTTTATGCATCCCTGGTCAGAAGATTTTTTCAGGAAGTATTTCTGACAGTTGATTTTTATTCTTTAGGATTTCCATAAAAAACCTCCTGGACAGGATAAGTCCAGGAGGGTTAGTTTTTCATGCTTCCAATAATAATGGAACGCGGATGACGCAGATTGGGCTGATTTTCGCAGATTTTTCCGCTTTTTTCGAATTGTAAGATATGAGACAAAAGACACAAGGAATAAGACCTTAACTTACTTCAAATCATTCCTAAATCAGCCTTCCGAAATCCGACCTTCTGCTTCTTTGTCTCTTGTCTCTAAACTCTCATTTTCTACCTGAAGGTAGGCAAGCTCGCTTTCTATTTGCTCGAACTTTATCTTGGTACATGGTACAAAATCTCCATTTTTACACAGATCGAGTCTAGTTTCTCGCTTCTAATCTCTCGCCTCTATTATTGTCCTACCAAGAACACCGCATTCGCCATCAGCAACTTGCCGTTTTCCCAGAAGGCACGGAACATCGGATTGTCCACCATATAGACAATCTGTCCTCTTCCCTGAGGCTCTACCCCATACACCATGGATTTGGCCATTTTTGGTTTGATTTTATGACCAATATAGCCAAAGCGGTAAGCGTCATTGCTTGGGATAATACCGGCATTTACCCCATTGTTGAGATAGGAGAAGCGTGAACCGTTATTTTTGAGGGTATAGAACTTGCCCCCCAATCCAAAACCAAGTGGATGTGTCCGGTCAAAAGTCACTTCATATATTGCACCGGCAGCAGTATTGGAAATAGCCAGTCTTTCTCTTTCCTGATAAGGTTCCAGTCTTTCTACATTCTGTATTTCCTTTTGTTCTTTTTCAGCTGCCTTTTTCTCATCTTCTGTGTCATAGCGGCTTAGGTCAAAACCGTTTTTATCCGCAAAAGCATTCAAAGCATTCTCAATGGCAATCAGCTTTCCTCCGTTCCTTACCCATTCCATCACTTTTTTCATATTGTTTTCATTCAGGTAAGATCCCCAGCTTGAAGGCAAGATGATGACATGGTATTTGGATAAGTCAAATCTTGATAGGTTTTCCGCCTCCAAAATGCTCACCGGGTAATCCAGCTCCTGCTCGAAGTAGTACCACAATTCACCGAAATTGAGCGATGAGGTACCGCTGCCCCCCAATAGGGCTACATTTGGCCTGACAATAGGTCTGACATCAGGAGAGCCAAAATCCTTTCCTTTGTCCACATAAGCGGAATTGCTGATTGTCAGTGGGATCTCAAACTTGTTGGCCAAGTCCACTACTTTCTGGTCATAGTTGGCCACATATTGGTTGCCATTTCTATGGAGGATCAAAGTTCCAGCAGGATAGCTTTTCCCTCCTATCTCGAAATCGTATTCTGCAAACCTTACCCGGATGCCTTCATTCAATAAGGCCGCTAAGTACTTCGCGTGAACAGTGGCATGCCAAGGTGCCAGGTAAGCCAAAGGTTTTCCATCCACCTTATTGGGGCTGAATGCAGGTTTTTCAAACTTTTTGGCAGGATCCAGACGGGTTTCTAAGGCATAAGCCTGCACACCATAGGCATAAGGCAATGCCCAGCTCGTAATGTCATAGGTAATGCTATCCTCTAGGGTCGCTTCTGGTTCAAAAAGTACCTGGGTCAACACCGATTTGGGTTGGTAGGCATTGATAACAATGTCTTTTTCAGTCGTAGAAAAAGTCGCTGTTTTTCCGGTATTGTAATCCAGACCCCTCAGTCCAGACCGATTTCCGGCATATCCATATTGGATTTTGTTTTTGTCCATCAGTGCAAGAAGCGCCTTTACCCTTTCCGGGTTTTGATCACCTTTGATCACAAAGCTCTTGTACTTGGCTCTTGGATTGCTGCTGTTATTCTTGAAGTAATTGGCAAATTCAGCAGTAATTCTGGCAGCATTTTGGGCAGTCACTTCCACTGCTGAGATCCCGGCCATGTGCTG
This Cecembia calidifontis DNA region includes the following protein-coding sequences:
- a CDS encoding M14 family metallopeptidase codes for the protein MKKIYALILGLLLSFQVFAQKSPEEFLGYKMGERFTPHHQVVDYFEHLASTLPNVKLVYYGETYEKRPLFIAIVSSPENMGNLENIRLDNLKRTGMVEGSPSTSIAINWMSYNVHGNEAVGTEAAMKTFWQIADPNNAQSKDWLKNQVLIVDPCANPDGKDRYTVWYNQKQNKRLQPDPQSVEHFEPWPGGRPNHYLLDLNRDWAWQTQIESEQRLKLYHEWMPHLFVDFHEQGINDPFYFAPASKPTHEQLTPFQHEFQEIYGRNTAKYFDQNGWFYFTKERFDLLYPSYGDTYPMYSGAIGMTIEKGGSGRAGLGMLDALGDTVTLKERIEHQHMAGISAVEVTAQNAARITAEFANYFKNNSSNPRAKYKSFVIKGDQNPERVKALLALMDKNKIQYGYAGNRSGLRGLDYNTGKTATFSTTEKDIVINAYQPKSVLTQVLFEPEATLEDSITYDITSWALPYAYGVQAYALETRLDPAKKFEKPAFSPNKVDGKPLAYLAPWHATVHAKYLAALLNEGIRVRFAEYDFEIGGKSYPAGTLILHRNGNQYVANYDQKVVDLANKFEIPLTISNSAYVDKGKDFGSPDVRPIVRPNVALLGGSGTSSLNFGELWYYFEQELDYPVSILEAENLSRFDLSKYHVIILPSSWGSYLNENNMKKVMEWVRNGGKLIAIENALNAFADKNGFDLSRYDTEDEKKAAEKEQKEIQNVERLEPYQERERLAISNTAAGAIYEVTFDRTHPLGFGLGGKFYTLKNNGSRFSYLNNGVNAGIIPSNDAYRFGYIGHKIKPKMAKSMVYGVEPQGRGQIVYMVDNPMFRAFWENGKLLMANAVFLVGQ
- a CDS encoding ATP-binding protein; translated protein: MIRKLFNKLLQHLPKKEFTILTGARQSGKTTLLNNLREYCKQQGIPEIFINLENKILLAELDANPLNLLAYLPSQGVKTIVFLDEIQYLSDPSNFLKLLFDEYNHLVKIVASGSSAFYIDSKFKDSLAGRKRIFNLMTCDFEEYLILSGKEELWDEVVRIKSQPNAKSLKLTELRLEWEAFMLYGGYPAVITENSIPEKIEMLNEIRDSFIKRDIIESGVQNEAVFYRLFQIMASQTGQLVNINELSNTLQSRNETIQSYVGIMEKCFHLSLVRPFFANLRKELVKMPKGYLLDSGLRNALLNNFTPINQRLDKGEVWEQSVFRLLVDKFGLDGIRFWRTADGKEIDFVLSDENPPMAVEAKFDEKMAKLKKYQLFRDTYPDFQFQFAFMHPWSEDFFRKYF
- a CDS encoding DUF2306 domain-containing protein is translated as MITEIISKSISWTHILSATASLFLGAWVLFIQKGGIRHRQLGKLYFLAMLINNLSALLIYNAFGRWFFPHMLALVTIAVLIPGFLITYKKQYKHWLKVHIICMVLSYYFLVGGAINETFLHVKALRPLIIGGDPVVGISHFIAQLIFLGLITYFLIKFRRLGKYPESSKLAN
- a CDS encoding sensor histidine kinase; protein product: MSKSFFSKATISNTLKRFLLVNLGVAFLFVFVQCPDCLFSREGLLEFIPNFVFAFLLSSSLSVGGFKVESYFDQKISWIENPAKRLLLTSASYLLYAYLVSFILINSYVLLTVDGVTVQNLGLARMAVNGLTPTLLAVLIVAVFITRSWLYEWKNAALEAENLKTENISSQYQSLKDQLNPHFLFNSLNTLSGLVHESPIKSDDFIQQLSKIYRYVLEVQHEELVPLQDELDFAQNYLSLQKIRFENSLEYTIAIDSSKDFFLPPLSLQLLLENAIKHNIISQEKPLEIIIAQEDENLWVKNRFQPKTSKETTSGGVGLNNIIQRYRLLSKQSPEVIQNEQEFKVRLPLLQVNQK